In Streptomyces chartreusis, the following proteins share a genomic window:
- a CDS encoding ABC transporter permease, protein MNDSLVIARRNLIRMTRIPEMILFGLIQPVMFVILFTYVFGGSMSIGGSTDPDVYKNFLMAGIFAQTVTFATAGAGAGIADDMHKGLIDRFRSLPMARGAVLTGRTVADLVQTALTLLVLAIVALLVGWRPGYAEPTNFGKVMAGFGLLLLLGYAFTWIGALIGLSVRTPEAATSGGLIWLFPVTFISNAFVDSSQMTPWLRHIAEWNPFSATVQACRQLFGDPGLSQSDAWPMQHPIWASVIYSILIVVIFRTLAVRKYRRADG, encoded by the coding sequence ATGAACGACTCCCTGGTCATCGCCAGACGGAATCTGATCCGCATGACCCGGATTCCCGAGATGATCCTTTTCGGGCTGATCCAGCCGGTGATGTTCGTGATCCTGTTCACGTACGTCTTCGGCGGCTCGATGTCGATCGGCGGCAGCACCGACCCGGACGTCTACAAGAACTTCCTGATGGCCGGCATCTTCGCGCAGACCGTCACGTTCGCCACCGCCGGTGCGGGTGCCGGTATCGCCGATGACATGCACAAGGGGCTCATCGACCGGTTCCGCTCGCTGCCGATGGCGCGGGGCGCGGTGCTGACCGGCCGCACCGTCGCGGATCTTGTACAGACGGCTCTGACCTTGCTGGTCCTCGCGATCGTTGCTCTGCTCGTCGGCTGGCGCCCCGGATACGCGGAACCGACGAACTTCGGGAAGGTCATGGCCGGCTTCGGCCTGCTGCTTCTGCTGGGATACGCCTTCACCTGGATCGGCGCCCTGATCGGTCTGTCCGTCCGTACGCCGGAGGCGGCGACGTCGGGAGGGCTCATCTGGCTCTTCCCGGTGACCTTCATCTCGAACGCGTTCGTGGACTCGAGCCAGATGACTCCCTGGCTGAGACACATCGCCGAGTGGAATCCGTTCAGCGCGACCGTGCAGGCGTGCCGTCAGTTGTTCGGTGATCCGGGGCTCTCTCAATCCGATGCCTGGCCGATGCAGCATCCGATCTGGGCGTCGGTGATCTACTCGATCCTGATCGTCGTCATCTTCCGCACG
- a CDS encoding ATP-binding cassette domain-containing protein, translating to MPGAIYAEGLVKTFGDVKALDGVDFDVPEGTVLGLLGPNGAGKTTAVRCLTTLLRPDSGSAVVAGIDVLKNPDAVRRSIGLSGQFAAVDEYLTGRENLQMVGQLYQMKAKAAKARADELLEQFDLADAADRPTKTYSGGMRRRLDLAAALVVSPPVMFMDEPTTGLDPRNRQLLWEVIKRLVSGGTTLLLTTQYLEEADHLAHDIAVVDHGHVIATGTSDQLKARTGGERVEVVVHERDDIQTASEVLRGFGKGDTTVEDHMRKLTVPVTGGAKLLAEVIRELDTRGIEIDDIGLRRPTLDDVFLSLTGHVAEVKNEENGKQDKVKQDEAKQDKKEAAK from the coding sequence ATGCCAGGCGCCATCTATGCCGAAGGTCTGGTGAAGACCTTCGGCGACGTAAAGGCTCTGGACGGCGTGGACTTCGATGTCCCCGAGGGCACCGTCCTGGGTCTGCTCGGGCCGAATGGCGCGGGCAAGACGACGGCCGTCCGCTGTCTGACGACACTGCTGCGGCCCGACAGCGGCTCCGCGGTCGTCGCGGGCATCGACGTCCTGAAGAATCCCGACGCCGTCCGCCGCTCCATCGGTCTGTCCGGCCAGTTCGCCGCGGTCGACGAATACCTCACCGGCCGCGAGAACCTCCAGATGGTCGGCCAGCTCTATCAGATGAAGGCCAAGGCGGCGAAGGCCCGCGCGGACGAGCTGCTCGAGCAGTTCGACCTCGCCGACGCCGCCGACCGGCCCACGAAGACCTACTCCGGAGGCATGCGCCGCCGGCTCGACCTCGCGGCGGCCCTGGTGGTCTCACCTCCAGTGATGTTCATGGACGAGCCCACCACCGGCCTCGACCCCCGCAACCGCCAGCTGCTGTGGGAGGTCATCAAGCGACTGGTCTCCGGCGGCACGACATTGCTGCTGACCACCCAGTACCTCGAAGAGGCCGATCACCTCGCGCACGACATCGCCGTCGTCGACCACGGCCATGTCATCGCCACGGGCACCTCCGACCAGCTCAAGGCCCGCACCGGCGGCGAGCGCGTCGAGGTCGTGGTGCACGAGCGCGACGACATACAGACCGCCTCGGAGGTGCTGCGCGGCTTCGGCAAGGGCGACACCACGGTCGAGGACCACATGCGCAAGCTCACCGTCCCCGTGACCGGTGGCGCCAAGCTCCTCGCCGAGGTCATCCGCGAGCTCGACACCCGCGGCATCGAGATCGACGACATCGGGCTGCGCCGTCCCACCCTCGACGACGTGTTCCTGTCCCTCACGGGCCACGTCGCCGAGGTCAAGAACGAGGAGAACGGCAAGCAGGACAAGGTCAAGCAGGACGAGGCCAAGCAGGACAAGAAGGAGGCCGCGAAGTGA